One genomic segment of Pseudomonas sp. p1(2021b) includes these proteins:
- a CDS encoding MliC family protein translates to MKALLASMALATLAGCSLLQSPQPAPADNWTRWVCDTQAEVLWRFADATQESVDVRLGGGDQVYRLKSEPGASGALYSDGVLALHTKGDEGLVYWVATNDLIGRGCKAP, encoded by the coding sequence ATGAAAGCGCTACTGGCCTCGATGGCCCTGGCGACCCTGGCAGGATGCTCGCTGCTGCAATCGCCGCAACCCGCCCCGGCGGACAATTGGACCCGCTGGGTCTGCGACACACAGGCCGAAGTGCTCTGGCGCTTCGCCGATGCCACCCAGGAGTCGGTCGACGTGCGTCTGGGCGGCGGCGACCAGGTCTACCGGCTCAAGTCCGAGCCGGGCGCCTCGGGTGCGCTCTACAGCGATGGCGTGCTGGCCTTGCACACCAAGGGCGATGAAGGCCTGGTGTACTGGGTGGCAACCAACGACCTGATTGGGCGGGGCTGCAAGGCACCGTGA
- the tkt gene encoding transketolase yields the protein MPSRRERANAIRALSMDAVQKANSGHPGAPMGMADIAEVLWRDYLKHNPSNPKFADRDRFVLSNGHGSMLIYSLLHLTGYDLSIDDLKAFRQLHSRTPGHPEYGYTAGVETTTGPLGQGIANAVGFALAEKVLAAQFNREGHTIVDHNTYVFLGDGCMMEGISHEVASLAGTLGLNKLIAFYDDNGISIDGEVHGWFTDNTPARFEAYNWQVIRNVNGHDADEIKTAIETARKSDRPTLICCKTIIGFGSPNKQGKEDCHGAPLGNDEIALARKELNWNHGPFEIPADIYAEWDAKAAGAKLEAEWNQRFDAYAKAYPELAAEFKRRERGELPADFAEKAQAYINEVAAKGETIASRKASQNALNAFGPLLPEFLGGSADLAGSNLTLWKGCKGVSADDASGNYVFYGVREFGMTAIMNGVALHGGLVPYGATFLMFMEYARNAVRMSALMKQRVIHVYTHDSIGLGEDGPTHQPIEQLTALRSTPNLDTWRPADAVESAVSWKNALERKDGPSALIFSRQNLQHQERDAQQIADISRGGYILKDCAGEPELILIATGSEVGLAVQAHAKLTEQGRKVRVVSMPCTSVFDAQDAAYKQSVLPLEVGARIAIEAAHADFWYKYVGLEGRVIGMTTYGESAPASALFEEFGFTLENILGTAEELLED from the coding sequence ATGCCCAGCCGTCGTGAACGTGCCAACGCCATTCGTGCCCTCAGCATGGATGCCGTGCAAAAGGCCAACAGCGGCCACCCAGGTGCCCCCATGGGCATGGCGGATATCGCCGAAGTGCTTTGGCGCGACTACCTGAAGCACAACCCGAGCAACCCGAAATTCGCCGACCGCGACCGCTTCGTGCTGTCCAACGGCCACGGCTCGATGCTCATCTATTCGCTGCTGCACCTGACCGGCTACGACCTGTCGATCGATGACCTCAAGGCCTTCCGCCAGTTGCACAGCCGCACCCCGGGCCACCCGGAATACGGCTACACCGCAGGCGTGGAAACCACCACCGGCCCGTTGGGCCAGGGCATCGCCAACGCCGTGGGCTTCGCCCTGGCGGAAAAAGTGCTGGCCGCCCAGTTCAACCGTGAAGGCCACACCATCGTCGACCACAACACCTACGTGTTCCTCGGCGACGGCTGCATGATGGAAGGCATCTCCCACGAGGTCGCCTCCCTGGCCGGCACCCTGGGCCTGAACAAGCTGATCGCCTTCTACGACGACAACGGCATCTCCATCGACGGTGAAGTGCACGGCTGGTTCACCGACAACACCCCGGCGCGCTTCGAGGCGTACAACTGGCAGGTGATCCGCAACGTCAACGGCCATGATGCCGACGAGATCAAGACGGCCATCGAGACCGCCCGCAAGAGCGACCGCCCGACCCTGATCTGCTGCAAGACCATCATCGGCTTCGGCTCGCCGAACAAGCAGGGCAAGGAAGACTGCCACGGCGCGCCGCTGGGCAACGACGAAATCGCCCTGGCGCGCAAGGAGCTGAACTGGAACCACGGCCCGTTCGAAATCCCTGCCGACATCTACGCCGAGTGGGACGCCAAGGCCGCTGGCGCCAAGCTCGAGGCCGAGTGGAACCAGCGCTTCGACGCCTACGCCAAGGCCTACCCGGAGCTGGCTGCCGAGTTCAAGCGCCGTGAACGCGGCGAGCTGCCGGCCGACTTCGCCGAGAAGGCCCAGGCCTACATCAACGAAGTGGCCGCCAAGGGCGAAACCATCGCCAGCCGCAAGGCCAGCCAGAACGCCCTGAACGCCTTCGGCCCGCTGCTGCCCGAGTTCCTCGGCGGCTCCGCCGACCTGGCCGGTTCCAACCTGACCCTGTGGAAAGGCTGCAAAGGCGTGAGCGCCGACGATGCCAGCGGCAACTACGTGTTCTACGGCGTGCGCGAATTCGGCATGACCGCCATCATGAACGGCGTCGCCCTGCACGGCGGCCTGGTGCCATACGGCGCGACCTTCCTGATGTTCATGGAATACGCGCGCAACGCGGTGCGCATGTCGGCCCTGATGAAGCAACGCGTGATCCACGTCTACACCCACGACTCCATCGGCCTGGGCGAAGACGGCCCGACCCACCAGCCGATCGAGCAGCTGACCGCCCTGCGCAGCACCCCGAACCTGGACACCTGGCGCCCGGCCGACGCGGTCGAGTCGGCCGTGTCCTGGAAGAACGCCCTGGAGCGCAAGGACGGCCCGTCGGCGCTGATCTTCTCGCGCCAGAACCTGCAGCACCAGGAACGCGACGCCCAGCAGATCGCCGACATCAGCCGCGGCGGCTACATCCTCAAGGACTGCGCCGGCGAGCCTGAGCTGATCCTGATCGCCACCGGTTCGGAAGTGGGCCTGGCGGTCCAGGCGCACGCCAAGCTGACCGAGCAGGGCCGCAAGGTCCGCGTGGTCTCCATGCCGTGCACCAGCGTGTTCGATGCCCAGGATGCTGCCTACAAGCAGTCGGTGTTGCCGCTGGAAGTGGGCGCGCGTATCGCCATCGAAGCTGCCCATGCCGACTTCTGGTACAAGTACGTGGGCCTGGAAGGCCGCGTCATCGGCATGACCACCTACGGTGAGTCGGCGCCGGCTTCGGCACTGTTCGAAGAATTCGGCTTCACCCTGGAGAACATCCTGGGTACTGCCGAAGAGCTGCTGGAAGACTGA
- the metK gene encoding methionine adenosyltransferase, whose protein sequence is MSEYSLFTSESVSEGHPDKIADQISDAVLDAIIAQDKYARVACETLVKTGVAIIAGEVTTSAWVDLEELVRKVIIDIGYDSSDVGFDGATCAVMNIIGKQSVDIAQGVDRSKPEDQGAGDQGLMFGYASNETDVLMPAPICFSHRLVERQAEARKSGLLPWLRPDAKSQVTCRYENGKVVGIDAVVLSTQHNPEVSYKDLREAVMELIVKHTLPAELLHKDTQFHINPTGNFIIGGPVGDCGLTGRKIIVDSYGGMARHGGGAFSGKDPSKVDRSAAYAGRYVAKNIVAAGLAERCEIQVSYAIGVAQPTSISINTFGTGKIADEKIVQLVRECFDLRPYAITTMLDLLHPMYQETAAYGHFGRIPQQKTVGDDTFTTFTWERTDRAETLRNAAGL, encoded by the coding sequence ATGAGCGAATACTCCCTTTTCACTTCCGAGTCCGTGTCCGAAGGGCATCCGGACAAGATCGCCGACCAGATTTCGGATGCGGTCCTTGATGCAATCATCGCCCAGGACAAGTACGCCCGCGTGGCCTGCGAAACCCTGGTCAAGACCGGTGTCGCCATCATTGCCGGCGAAGTGACCACTTCGGCCTGGGTCGACCTGGAAGAACTGGTGCGCAAGGTCATCATCGACATCGGCTACGACAGCTCCGACGTTGGCTTCGATGGCGCCACCTGCGCCGTGATGAACATCATCGGCAAGCAGTCGGTGGACATCGCCCAGGGCGTCGACCGCTCCAAACCGGAAGACCAGGGCGCAGGCGACCAGGGCCTGATGTTCGGCTACGCCAGCAACGAGACCGACGTGCTGATGCCGGCCCCGATCTGCTTCTCCCACCGCCTGGTCGAACGCCAGGCCGAGGCGCGCAAGTCCGGCCTGCTGCCATGGCTGCGCCCGGACGCCAAGTCCCAGGTCACTTGCCGCTACGAGAACGGCAAGGTCGTCGGCATCGACGCCGTGGTCCTGTCGACCCAGCACAACCCGGAAGTGTCCTACAAGGACCTGCGTGAAGCCGTCATGGAGCTGATCGTCAAGCACACCCTGCCGGCCGAGCTGCTGCACAAGGACACCCAGTTCCACATCAACCCGACCGGCAACTTCATCATCGGTGGCCCGGTGGGCGACTGCGGCCTGACCGGGCGCAAGATCATCGTCGACTCCTACGGCGGCATGGCCCGCCACGGCGGCGGCGCCTTCTCCGGCAAGGACCCGTCCAAGGTCGACCGTTCGGCCGCCTATGCCGGCCGCTACGTGGCCAAGAACATCGTCGCCGCAGGCCTGGCCGAGCGTTGCGAGATCCAGGTGTCCTACGCCATCGGCGTGGCCCAGCCGACCTCCATCTCGATCAACACCTTCGGCACCGGCAAGATCGCCGACGAGAAGATCGTGCAGCTGGTCCGCGAGTGCTTCGACCTGCGTCCGTACGCCATCACCACCATGCTCGACCTGCTCCACCCGATGTACCAGGAGACCGCTGCCTATGGCCACTTCGGCCGCATTCCGCAGCAGAAGACCGTCGGTGACGACACCTTCACCACCTTCACCTGGGAACGCACCGACCGCGCCGAGACCCTGCGCAACGCAGCCGGCCTGTAA
- a CDS encoding helix-turn-helix domain-containing protein yields the protein MDVSKTKSSFYRRLYVAWLIDSQTATSVPALMEATGMPRRTAQDTIAALADLDIVCEFEQQAGARNHAGHYRIHDWGAIDKQWIIQHLRQIREVLGYP from the coding sequence ATGGATGTGAGCAAGACCAAGAGCAGTTTCTACCGTCGGCTCTACGTGGCCTGGCTGATCGACAGCCAGACCGCCACCAGCGTGCCGGCGCTGATGGAGGCCACCGGCATGCCCAGGCGCACCGCCCAGGACACCATCGCCGCCCTGGCCGACCTGGACATCGTCTGCGAATTCGAGCAGCAGGCGGGGGCGCGTAACCACGCTGGACACTATCGCATCCATGATTGGGGCGCGATCGACAAGCAGTGGATCATTCAGCACCTGCGCCAGATCCGCGAAGTGCTTGGCTACCCTTGA
- the epd gene encoding erythrose-4-phosphate dehydrogenase, with protein MPHPRPYKVALNGYGRIGRCVLRALFERGADAGFEIVALNDLADQASLEYLTRFDSTHGRFPGEVRVDGDCLHINGDCVKVLRSATPEGIDWGALGVDLVLECSGAYNTRADAQRFLDAGAPRVLFSQPMSSEADVDATVVYGVNQGCLGGDERLVSNASCTTNCGVPLLRVLDQAFGIEYVSITTIHSAMNDQPVIDAYHHEDLRRTRSAFQSVIPVSTGLARGIERLLPELAGRIQAKAVRVPTVNVSCLDITLQTARDTSAAEVNRVLREAALDGPLKGLLAYTELPHASCDFNHDPHSAIVDASQTRVSGPRLVNLLAWFDNEWGFANRMLDVAGHFLRVVHQTRTKQP; from the coding sequence ATGCCCCATCCGCGTCCCTACAAAGTTGCACTCAACGGTTATGGCCGTATCGGTCGCTGTGTCTTGCGCGCCTTGTTCGAGCGCGGGGCGGATGCCGGTTTCGAAATCGTTGCGTTGAACGACCTGGCCGACCAGGCCAGCCTCGAATACCTGACCCGCTTCGACTCCACCCACGGGCGTTTCCCCGGCGAGGTGAGGGTCGATGGCGATTGCCTGCACATCAATGGCGACTGTGTGAAGGTCCTGCGCAGCGCCACCCCGGAAGGCATCGACTGGGGCGCCCTGGGCGTGGACCTGGTGCTGGAATGCTCCGGCGCCTACAACACCCGTGCCGATGCCCAGCGCTTCCTCGATGCTGGCGCGCCGCGGGTATTGTTCTCCCAACCAATGTCCAGTGAAGCGGATGTCGATGCCACGGTGGTCTACGGCGTCAACCAGGGCTGTCTGGGCGGCGACGAACGCCTGGTATCCAACGCCTCCTGCACCACCAACTGCGGCGTGCCGCTGTTGCGCGTACTGGACCAGGCGTTCGGTATCGAGTATGTCTCGATCACCACCATCCACTCGGCGATGAACGACCAGCCGGTGATCGACGCCTACCACCACGAGGACCTGCGCCGCACCCGTTCGGCCTTCCAATCGGTGATCCCGGTGTCCACTGGTCTGGCGCGTGGCATCGAGCGGCTGCTGCCGGAACTTGCCGGGCGAATCCAGGCCAAAGCGGTACGCGTGCCGACCGTCAACGTGTCGTGCCTGGACATCACCCTGCAGACCGCCCGCGACACCAGCGCGGCCGAGGTCAACCGGGTGTTGCGCGAGGCTGCCCTGGACGGTCCGCTCAAGGGGCTGCTGGCCTACACCGAGCTGCCCCATGCCAGCTGTGATTTCAACCATGACCCGCATTCGGCCATCGTCGATGCCAGCCAGACCCGCGTTTCCGGCCCCCGCCTGGTGAACCTGCTGGCCTGGTTCGACAACGAATGGGGGTTCGCCAACCGTATGCTCGACGTCGCGGGTCACTTCCTGCGCGTCGTCCACCAAACCCGCACCAAACAGCCCTGA
- a CDS encoding phosphoglycerate kinase, with product MTVLKMTDLDLQGKRVLIREDLNVPVKDGVVASDARILAALPTIKLALEKGAAVMVCSHLGRPTEGEFSAENSLKPVADYLSKALGRDVPLVADYLDGVEVKAGDLVLFENVRFNKGEKKNADELAQKYAALCDVFVMDAFGTAHRAEGSTHGVAKFAKVAAAGPLLAAELDALGKALKAPAKPMAAIVAGSKVSTKLDVLNSLSTVCDQLIVGGGIANTFLAAAGHKVGKSLYEPDLVETAKAIAAKVSVPLPVDVVVAKEFAESAEATVKSIADVADDDMILDIGPKTAEQFAELLKSSKTILWNGPVGVFEFDQFGNGTQVLAKAIADSAAFSIAGGGDTLAAIDKYGVGADISYISTGGGAFLEFVEGKVLPAVAILEERAKA from the coding sequence ATGACCGTGTTGAAGATGACCGACCTCGACCTGCAAGGTAAGCGCGTACTGATCCGCGAAGACCTCAACGTCCCCGTGAAGGACGGTGTGGTAGCCAGCGATGCGCGTATCCTGGCTGCGCTGCCGACCATCAAGCTGGCCCTGGAGAAGGGCGCGGCCGTGATGGTCTGCTCGCACCTGGGGCGCCCGACCGAAGGTGAGTTCTCCGCCGAGAACAGCCTCAAGCCGGTTGCCGACTACCTGAGCAAGGCCCTGGGCCGCGACGTGCCGCTGGTTGCCGATTACCTCGACGGTGTCGAGGTCAAGGCCGGTGACCTGGTGCTGTTCGAGAACGTGCGCTTCAACAAGGGCGAGAAGAAGAACGCCGACGAACTGGCGCAGAAATACGCTGCCCTGTGCGACGTGTTCGTCATGGACGCCTTCGGCACCGCCCACCGCGCCGAGGGTTCCACCCATGGTGTGGCCAAGTTCGCCAAGGTCGCTGCGGCGGGCCCGCTGCTGGCCGCCGAGCTGGACGCCCTGGGCAAGGCCCTGAAGGCCCCGGCCAAGCCGATGGCCGCCATCGTCGCCGGCTCCAAGGTGTCCACCAAGCTGGACGTGCTGAACAGCCTGAGTACCGTCTGTGACCAGCTGATCGTCGGCGGCGGCATCGCCAACACCTTCCTCGCCGCGGCCGGCCACAAGGTCGGCAAGTCGCTGTACGAACCTGACCTGGTCGAGACCGCCAAGGCCATCGCCGCCAAGGTCAGCGTACCGCTGCCGGTGGACGTGGTGGTGGCCAAGGAGTTCGCCGAGAGCGCCGAAGCCACTGTCAAGTCCATCGCCGATGTGGCCGATGACGACATGATCCTGGACATCGGTCCGAAGACCGCCGAACAGTTCGCCGAGCTGCTCAAGTCGTCCAAGACCATCCTGTGGAACGGCCCGGTCGGCGTGTTCGAATTCGACCAGTTCGGCAACGGCACCCAGGTGCTGGCCAAGGCCATCGCCGATAGCGCCGCCTTCTCCATCGCCGGTGGCGGTGACACCCTGGCGGCCATCGACAAGTATGGCGTCGGCGCTGATATCTCCTACATTTCTACCGGTGGCGGCGCATTCCTCGAGTTCGTCGAGGGCAAGGTCCTGCCTGCCGTTGCTATCCTGGAAGAACGGGCCAAGGCCTGA
- a CDS encoding ArsR/SmtB family transcription factor, translated as MNLRAQPIPQQSETLAALCKASGDALRLNVLRALASDSFGVLELAQIFDVGQSGMSHHLKVLAQAELVATRREGNAIFYRRALPDSLRLGGRLHAALLEEVDGLALPQDVQARIAQVQQRRAATSQDFFLRVEEKFRAQQDLIAGLPQYRESLLALLDNLSFGAGATALEVGPGDGGFLPDLARRFTQVTAMDNSPTMLELARQVCQRDGLDNVNLQLADALGATDVEADCVVLNMVLHHFSDPALALRLLAKRVKAGGSLLVTELCSHDQGWAREACGDLWLGFEQDDLARWARVAGLVPGDSLYVGLRNGFQIQVRHFQRTTGDTHHR; from the coding sequence ATGAACCTGCGTGCGCAACCGATCCCCCAGCAAAGCGAAACCCTGGCAGCCCTGTGCAAGGCCAGTGGCGATGCCTTGCGCCTGAACGTATTGCGCGCCCTGGCCAGCGACTCCTTCGGGGTGCTGGAGCTGGCGCAGATCTTCGACGTCGGCCAGTCCGGCATGAGCCATCATCTCAAGGTGCTGGCCCAGGCCGAGCTGGTGGCCACCCGCCGCGAGGGCAACGCGATCTTCTATCGCCGAGCCCTGCCCGACAGCCTGCGCCTGGGCGGCCGCCTGCACGCGGCACTGCTCGAGGAAGTCGACGGGCTGGCCCTGCCGCAGGATGTGCAGGCCCGGATCGCCCAGGTGCAACAGCGCCGGGCGGCCACCAGCCAGGACTTCTTCCTGCGCGTGGAAGAAAAATTCCGCGCCCAGCAGGACCTGATCGCCGGCCTGCCGCAATACCGTGAAAGCCTCCTGGCCCTGCTCGACAACCTGAGCTTCGGCGCCGGGGCCACGGCCCTGGAAGTCGGCCCGGGTGATGGCGGTTTCCTGCCGGACCTGGCGCGGCGCTTCACCCAGGTCACAGCCATGGACAACAGCCCGACCATGCTCGAGCTGGCCCGCCAGGTCTGCCAGCGCGACGGCCTGGACAACGTAAACCTGCAGTTGGCCGATGCACTGGGTGCAACGGATGTGGAAGCCGACTGCGTTGTGCTGAACATGGTGCTGCACCACTTCAGCGACCCGGCCCTGGCCCTGCGCCTGCTGGCCAAACGGGTGAAAGCGGGTGGCAGCCTGCTGGTCACCGAACTGTGCAGCCATGACCAGGGGTGGGCGCGGGAAGCCTGCGGCGACCTCTGGCTGGGCTTCGAGCAGGACGACCTGGCCCGTTGGGCCCGGGTAGCGGGACTGGTTCCCGGGGACAGCCTCTATGTGGGCTTGCGTAACGGTTTCCAGATTCAGGTCCGCCATTTCCAGCGGACGACTGGCGACACTCACCATCGGTAA
- the fba gene encoding class II fructose-bisphosphate aldolase (catalyzes the reversible aldol condensation of dihydroxyacetonephosphate and glyceraldehyde 3-phosphate in the Calvin cycle, glycolysis, and/or gluconeogenesis), which produces MALISMRQMLDHAAEFGYGVPAFNVNNLEQMRAIMEAADKTDSPVIVQASAGARKYAGAPFLRHLILAAIEEFPHIPVCMHQDHGTSPDVCQRSIQLGFSSVMMDGSLKEDGKTPSDYEYNVRVTQQTVAFAHACGVSVEGELGCLGSLETGQAGEEDGIGAEGTLDHSQMLTDPEEAADFVKKTQVDALAIAIGTSHGAYKFTKPPTGDILAIDRIKEIHKRIPNTHLVMHGSSSVPQEWLKVINEYGGDIKETYGVPVEEIVEGIKYGVRKVNIDTDLRLASTGAIRRYMAQHPSEFDPRKFFAETVKAMRDVCIARYEAFGTAGNASKIKPISLEGMFQRYAKGELAAKVN; this is translated from the coding sequence ATGGCACTCATTAGCATGCGCCAGATGCTGGACCACGCCGCCGAGTTCGGCTACGGCGTTCCGGCTTTCAACGTCAACAACCTCGAGCAGATGCGCGCCATCATGGAAGCCGCCGACAAGACCGACTCTCCGGTCATCGTCCAGGCCTCGGCCGGTGCCCGCAAGTACGCCGGTGCCCCCTTCCTGCGTCACCTGATCCTGGCAGCGATCGAAGAGTTCCCGCACATCCCGGTGTGCATGCACCAGGACCACGGCACCAGCCCTGACGTATGCCAGCGCTCCATCCAGCTGGGCTTCAGCTCGGTGATGATGGACGGCTCGCTCAAGGAAGACGGCAAGACCCCGTCCGACTACGAGTACAACGTGCGCGTCACCCAGCAGACCGTGGCGTTCGCCCACGCCTGCGGCGTGTCGGTGGAAGGCGAGCTGGGTTGCCTGGGCAGCCTGGAGACCGGCCAGGCCGGTGAAGAAGATGGCATCGGCGCCGAAGGCACCCTGGACCACAGCCAGATGCTGACCGACCCGGAAGAAGCTGCCGACTTCGTCAAGAAGACCCAGGTCGATGCCCTGGCCATCGCCATTGGCACCAGCCACGGCGCGTACAAGTTCACCAAGCCGCCAACCGGCGACATCCTGGCGATCGACCGCATCAAGGAAATCCACAAGCGCATCCCTAATACCCACCTGGTGATGCACGGCTCCTCCTCGGTGCCTCAGGAATGGCTGAAGGTCATCAACGAATACGGCGGTGACATCAAGGAAACCTACGGCGTGCCGGTCGAGGAAATCGTCGAAGGCATCAAGTACGGCGTGCGCAAGGTCAACATCGACACCGACCTGCGCCTGGCGTCCACCGGTGCCATCCGCCGCTACATGGCCCAGCACCCGAGCGAGTTCGACCCACGCAAGTTCTTCGCCGAGACCGTCAAGGCCATGCGTGACGTCTGCATCGCCCGTTATGAAGCCTTCGGCACTGCCGGCAATGCCTCCAAGATCAAGCCGATCTCCCTGGAAGGCATGTTCCAGCGTTACGCCAAGGGCGAGTTGGCTGCCAAGGTCAACTGA
- a CDS encoding threonine/serine dehydratase, with product MLIDDAYLDTLFHAIAEAHREVRPQVAVTPLAHSFGLSAKSGCQVYLKCEHLQHTGSFKYRGASNKLRLLEATQRGKGVVAASSGNHGQGLALAGQALGIPVTVYTTSDASPYKIDAMRALGADVRTLEMDSLGAELEGARQALQQGKPFVSPYNDPEIIAGQGTIGMELFEQMPDLAAVFVAVGGGGLISGIGAALHRLAPSVDVIGCWPANAPTLQRSLEEGRIIEMEEAPTISDGTAGGVEPGSITLPLCQRLLKGTVLVSEQEIRDAMRDVAATERWIIEGAAGVAMAGMQKMADAYRGKKVAVVLCGRNIVLEKYLEAIA from the coding sequence ATGCTCATCGACGACGCCTACCTCGATACGTTGTTCCACGCGATCGCCGAGGCCCATCGCGAGGTGCGCCCCCAAGTTGCGGTGACGCCTTTGGCCCATAGCTTCGGTCTTTCGGCCAAGAGCGGATGCCAGGTGTACCTCAAATGCGAGCACTTGCAGCACACCGGTTCGTTCAAGTACCGGGGCGCGAGCAACAAGTTGCGGCTGCTCGAGGCCACGCAGCGGGGCAAGGGCGTCGTCGCTGCCTCTTCAGGTAATCATGGCCAGGGGCTGGCACTGGCGGGGCAGGCATTGGGGATCCCAGTGACGGTGTACACCACCAGCGATGCTTCACCCTACAAGATCGACGCCATGCGCGCTCTGGGCGCCGATGTGCGCACGCTGGAGATGGACTCGCTGGGGGCTGAGCTCGAAGGTGCCCGCCAGGCACTCCAGCAAGGCAAGCCCTTCGTTTCACCTTATAACGACCCTGAGATCATCGCGGGCCAGGGCACCATCGGCATGGAACTGTTCGAGCAGATGCCGGACCTGGCCGCGGTCTTCGTCGCGGTTGGCGGCGGCGGCCTGATTTCAGGTATCGGCGCAGCCCTGCACCGTCTGGCGCCGTCGGTGGATGTGATCGGTTGCTGGCCCGCCAACGCCCCGACCCTGCAACGTTCGCTGGAAGAAGGGCGGATCATCGAAATGGAGGAGGCGCCGACGATCTCCGATGGCACTGCCGGTGGCGTCGAGCCAGGCAGTATCACCTTGCCGCTTTGCCAGCGTTTGTTGAAAGGCACCGTGCTGGTCAGCGAGCAGGAAATCCGGGACGCGATGCGTGATGTCGCCGCAACCGAGCGCTGGATCATCGAAGGCGCAGCGGGTGTGGCGATGGCCGGCATGCAGAAGATGGCCGATGCCTATCGGGGCAAGAAGGTCGCGGTGGTGCTGTGCGGGCGCAACATTGTGCTGGAAAAATACCTCGAGGCGATCGCATGA
- a CDS encoding M48 family metallopeptidase codes for MTRLRYLQAYPPHLQEQVRQMIATDRLGDYLHQRYPGRHDVQSDKALYSYAQDLKQHYLRSAPSLDKVLFDNRLDLTHRALGLNTAVSRVQGGKLKAKKEIRIASLFKEAAPQFLRMIVVHELAHLRERDHNKAFYQLCQHMEPDYHQLEFDLRVYLTYRELPGIT; via the coding sequence ATGACCCGCCTACGCTACCTGCAAGCCTACCCACCCCACCTGCAAGAGCAGGTCCGCCAGATGATCGCCACCGATCGCCTGGGCGACTACCTGCACCAGCGCTACCCTGGGCGCCACGACGTGCAGAGCGACAAGGCACTGTACAGTTACGCCCAGGACCTCAAGCAGCACTACCTGCGCAGCGCGCCGAGCCTGGACAAGGTGCTGTTCGACAACCGTCTGGACCTCACCCATCGCGCCTTGGGGCTCAACACCGCCGTTTCCCGGGTGCAGGGCGGCAAGCTCAAGGCCAAGAAGGAAATCCGCATCGCTTCGTTGTTCAAGGAGGCCGCGCCGCAGTTCCTGCGCATGATCGTGGTGCATGAACTGGCACACCTGCGTGAGCGCGACCACAACAAGGCGTTCTACCAACTCTGCCAGCACATGGAGCCGGACTACCATCAACTGGAGTTCGACCTGCGCGTCTACCTGACCTACCGGGAGCTACCGGGCATCACCTGA
- a CDS encoding ornithine cyclodeaminase family protein: MKVFDRQAILASLDIEQAVLRLEEGFVAFSEGRVQVPPVQAFAFPHANGDCCIKSAYLEGSETFTVKVSTGFYDNPGKGLESNDGMMLVFCARTGAPLGLLADGGWLTCIRTALAGRIVARLLAPSRVEAIGMLGTGMQARLQLAHLMPVTACRELVVWGRDPARLEAYRGFARTLGFNVRVASKPQEVAQAANLIVCATPSREPLLQAAWIRPGTHVTALGADSVGKQELDPALVGMAQRIIVDSAAQCSQYGEVSHALEAGLIERAQLVELGAVLAGQAPGREHDDQVTLADLTGVAIQDAQIAQCAWASLQR, encoded by the coding sequence ATGAAGGTCTTCGATCGGCAGGCGATCCTCGCCAGCCTGGACATCGAACAGGCGGTACTGCGCCTGGAGGAAGGCTTCGTGGCCTTTTCCGAAGGGCGCGTGCAGGTGCCGCCGGTGCAAGCCTTCGCCTTCCCGCATGCCAATGGGGATTGCTGCATCAAGTCGGCCTACCTGGAAGGCAGCGAGACCTTTACCGTGAAGGTGTCCACCGGTTTCTACGACAACCCCGGCAAGGGGCTCGAAAGCAACGACGGGATGATGCTGGTGTTCTGCGCCAGGACCGGGGCGCCGCTGGGCTTGCTGGCCGATGGCGGCTGGCTGACGTGCATCCGCACTGCGCTGGCTGGGCGAATCGTCGCCCGGCTGCTGGCGCCGAGCCGGGTCGAGGCCATTGGCATGCTGGGCACCGGGATGCAGGCTCGCCTGCAACTGGCGCACCTCATGCCGGTGACGGCCTGCCGCGAGCTGGTTGTGTGGGGGCGCGACCCGGCGCGGCTGGAGGCCTATCGTGGGTTCGCCCGGACGCTGGGGTTCAATGTGCGGGTCGCCAGCAAGCCCCAGGAGGTCGCGCAAGCCGCCAACCTGATCGTTTGTGCCACCCCATCGCGCGAGCCGCTGCTGCAGGCGGCGTGGATACGGCCAGGCACCCATGTCACCGCGCTAGGGGCCGATAGTGTCGGCAAGCAGGAGCTGGACCCCGCTTTGGTGGGGATGGCGCAGCGGATCATTGTCGACTCGGCGGCCCAGTGCAGCCAGTACGGCGAAGTTTCCCATGCGCTCGAGGCCGGGCTGATCGAGCGGGCGCAATTGGTGGAATTGGGCGCCGTGCTCGCAGGGCAGGCGCCGGGGCGTGAACATGATGACCAGGTGACGCTGGCGGACCTCACGGGGGTCGCGATCCAGGACGCGCAGATCGCCCAGTGCGCCTGGGCGTCGCTGCAGCGCTAG